One genomic region from Syngnathus typhle isolate RoL2023-S1 ecotype Sweden linkage group LG17, RoL_Styp_1.0, whole genome shotgun sequence encodes:
- the LOC133170589 gene encoding cytosolic 5'-nucleotidase 3-like isoform X2, whose amino-acid sequence MLQAGSNTLQVISDFDMTLTRFAFNGKRCPTCHNILDNSKLISQECKAELKHLLNTYYPIEIDSSRSIAEKLPLMVEWWTKAHELLVRQKIRKDQLAAVVQESDAKLRQGYPLFFSHLHQHSIPLLIFSAGIGDILEEVIRQAGVFYPNVNVFSNYMDFDQAGVLKAFKGELIHIYNKREGALLNTGHFQELRARPNVLLLGDSLGDLSMADGVHDMENILKIGFLNDKVEERKQSYLDSYDIVLVKDETLDVANAVLLYLTGNK is encoded by the exons ATGCTGCAGGCGGGTTCAAACACGTTACAG GTTATCTCAGACTTTGACATGACTCTCACGAGATTTGCGTTCAATGGCAAAAGATGTCCCACCTGTCACA ATATTCTCGACAACAGCAAACTTATCTCTCAAGAATGCAAAGCAGAG TTGAAGCATCTGTTGAACACGTACTACCCCATCGAGATCGACTCGTCGCGCTCTATTGCTGAGAAGCTGCCCCTCATGGTGGAGTG GTGGACCAAAGCGCACGAGCTGCTGGTACGGCAGAAAATCAGGAAGGATCAGCTGGCCGCCGTGGTGCAAGAGTCCGACGCCAAGCTCAG GCAGGGCTACCCGCTGTTCTTTTCGCACCTGCACCAACACAGCATCCCTCTGCTCATCTTCTCGGCCGGCATCGGAGACATCCTGGAGGAGGTCATCCGCCAGGCGGGGGTCTTCTACCCCAACGTCAACGTCTTCTCCAATTACATGGACTTTGACCAGGCC GGGGTGCTGAAGGCGTTCAAGGGCGAGCTGATCCACATCTACAACAAGCGGGAGGGCGCCCTGCTCAACACGGGTCACTTCCAGGAGCTGCGAGCCCGACCCAATGTGCTCCTGCTGGGAGACTCCCTGGGTGACTTAAGCATGGCCGATGGCGTGCACGACATGGAGAACATCCTCAAGATTGGCTTCCTCAACGACAAG GTGGAGGAGAGGAAGCAATCGTACCTGGACTCTTACGACATCGTGCTGGTGAAAGACGAGACCCTGGACGTGGCTAACGCTGTGCTGTTGTACCTCACTGGAAAcaagtga
- the LOC133170588 gene encoding peptidyl-prolyl cis-trans isomerase FKBP10-like, with the protein MFLLLLCFHVVTSQCHAESPPLDVVVDRYHMPKRCPREVQTEDFVRYHFNGTFQSNETMFDSSHIRGKAFISQVGVGRLIQGMDRGLLGTCVNERRRITVPPHLAYGSVGSGSVIPPNSVLVYDVLLLDIWNSEDKVQIRTLGKPERCVRTAGAADFVRYHYNGTLLSGQTFLSSHTKNATYDTYLGQGDLIEGMEEGLLGMCVGERRAIIVPPFLAYGEKGHGSGVPPQATLLFEVLMVDVFNPKDDVAVEVLEVPEGCERRSAVGDFIRYHYNGTFQDGSAFDSSYRRNSTYNTYVGRGYVIAGMDRALRGLCMGEKRKVVVPPHLAYGGQGVSDLIPASAVLVFHIHVLDFHNPDDAVEVKVVRRPAQCGLGSQKNDWLRYRYNCSLMDGTLLYSSEQQDSPSVTTLGASEVIPGVEQGLMGMCVGEAREVVVPPQWAHGEKGAGVVPGSAVLFFQLELVELQKGVPDGFVFVWLEDVPEPLFAAMDLDGDGQVPLREFSDFITLQVRQGNGRLRPGVPPDGIIRDMFDSQDTDKDGKIVAQEVTLQTDKKDEL; encoded by the exons ATGTTTCTTCTGCTGCTTTGCTTCCACGTCGTCACCTCGCAATGTCACGCCGAGTCTCCGCCACTGGATGTCGTGGTGGACCGCTACCACATGCCCAAACGTTGCCCCCGTGAGGTTCAAACGGAGGACTTCGTTCGCTACCACTTCAACGGAACCTTTCAGTCGAACGAAACGATGTTCGACTCCAG tcaTATCCGAGGGAAAGCGTTCATCAGTCAGGTGGGTGTGGGCCGTCTCATCCAGGGAATGGACCGAGGCCTGCTGGGCACCTGTGTCAACGAGCGCCGCAGGATCACTGTGCCACCGCACCTGGCCTACGGGAGCGTGGGATCAG GCAGCGTGATCCCGCCAAATTCTGTCTTGGTGTACGACGTGCTGCTGCTAGACATTTGGAACTCCGAGGACAAAGTCCAAATCCGCACGCTCGGCAAACCCGAGCGATGCGTGCGCACCGCCGGCGCCGCCGACTTTGTGCGTTACCACTACAACGGCACCCTGCTCTCCGGGCAGACCTTCCTGTCCAG CCACACGAAGAACGCGACCTATGACACGTACTTGGGGCAAGGTGATCTGATCGAGGGCATGGAGGAAGGTCTGCTGGGAATGTGCGTGGGAGAAAGACGCGCCATCATCGTCCCGCCGTTCCTGGCGTACGGGGAGAAAGGACACG GAAGCGGCGTACCCCCGCAGGCCACGCTGCTGTTTGAAGTCCTGATGGTGGACGTCTTCAACCCCAAAGACGACGTCGCGGTTGAGGTCTTGGAGGTCCCGGAAGGCTGCGAGCGGCGGAGCGCCGTCGGGGACTTCATCCGTTACCACTACAACGGCACCTTCCAGGACGGCAGCGCCTTTGACTCCAG CTACCGGAGGAACAGCACATACAACACTTACGTGGGCCGAGGGTACGTCATCGCCGGTATGGACCGAGCCCTGCGGGGTCTGTGTATGGGCGAGAAGAGGAAGGTGGTGGTGCCGCCTCACCTGGCGTACGGAGGACAGGGCGTCT CTGATCTGATCCCCGCCTCGGCCGTGCTGGTGTTCCACATCCACGTGCTGGACTTCCACAACCCCGACGACGCGGTGGAGGTGAAAGTAGTGCGCCGGCCCGCGCAGTGCGGGCTCGGCAGCCAGAAGAACGACTGGCTGCGTTACCGCTACAACTGCTCGCTGATGGACGGCACGCTGCTGTATTCCTC GGAGCAGCAGGACTCGCCGTCCGTCACCACGCTGGGGGCCAGTGAAGTGATCCCGGGTGTGGAGCAGGGTTTGATGGGCATGTGTGTGGGCGAGGCCAGGGAAGTGGTGGTCCCGCCTCAATGGGCTCACGGGGAAAAGGGAG CCGGCGTGGTCCCGGGCAGCGCCGTGTTGTTTTTCCAGCTGGAGTTGGTGGAGCTGCAGAAAGGCGTCCCCGACGGCTTCGTGTTCGTGTGGCTGGAGGATGTCCCCGAGCCCCTCTTCGCCGCCATGGACCTGGACGGTGACGGCCAGGTGCCCCTGCGGGAG TTCTCGGACTTCATCACGCTGCAGGTGCGGCAGGGCAACGGCCGCCTGAGGCCCGGCGTGCCACCCGACGGCATCATCCGGGACATGTTCGACAGTCAGGACACCGACAAGGACGGGAAGATCGTCGCGCAGGAGGTGACGCTACAAACCGACAAGAAGGACGAGTTGTAA
- the LOC133170589 gene encoding cytosolic 5'-nucleotidase 3-like isoform X1, giving the protein MIPELSNPSVCTRDPQRVQEILQSMLQAGSNTLQVISDFDMTLTRFAFNGKRCPTCHNILDNSKLISQECKAELKHLLNTYYPIEIDSSRSIAEKLPLMVEWWTKAHELLVRQKIRKDQLAAVVQESDAKLRQGYPLFFSHLHQHSIPLLIFSAGIGDILEEVIRQAGVFYPNVNVFSNYMDFDQAGVLKAFKGELIHIYNKREGALLNTGHFQELRARPNVLLLGDSLGDLSMADGVHDMENILKIGFLNDKVEERKQSYLDSYDIVLVKDETLDVANAVLLYLTGNK; this is encoded by the exons ATG ATCCCCGAACTGTCCAACCCCTCTGTGTGCACGAGGGACCCTCAGAGAGTCCAGGAGATCCTCCAGTCCATGCTGCAGGCGGGTTCAAACACGTTACAG GTTATCTCAGACTTTGACATGACTCTCACGAGATTTGCGTTCAATGGCAAAAGATGTCCCACCTGTCACA ATATTCTCGACAACAGCAAACTTATCTCTCAAGAATGCAAAGCAGAG TTGAAGCATCTGTTGAACACGTACTACCCCATCGAGATCGACTCGTCGCGCTCTATTGCTGAGAAGCTGCCCCTCATGGTGGAGTG GTGGACCAAAGCGCACGAGCTGCTGGTACGGCAGAAAATCAGGAAGGATCAGCTGGCCGCCGTGGTGCAAGAGTCCGACGCCAAGCTCAG GCAGGGCTACCCGCTGTTCTTTTCGCACCTGCACCAACACAGCATCCCTCTGCTCATCTTCTCGGCCGGCATCGGAGACATCCTGGAGGAGGTCATCCGCCAGGCGGGGGTCTTCTACCCCAACGTCAACGTCTTCTCCAATTACATGGACTTTGACCAGGCC GGGGTGCTGAAGGCGTTCAAGGGCGAGCTGATCCACATCTACAACAAGCGGGAGGGCGCCCTGCTCAACACGGGTCACTTCCAGGAGCTGCGAGCCCGACCCAATGTGCTCCTGCTGGGAGACTCCCTGGGTGACTTAAGCATGGCCGATGGCGTGCACGACATGGAGAACATCCTCAAGATTGGCTTCCTCAACGACAAG GTGGAGGAGAGGAAGCAATCGTACCTGGACTCTTACGACATCGTGCTGGTGAAAGACGAGACCCTGGACGTGGCTAACGCTGTGCTGTTGTACCTCACTGGAAAcaagtga
- the klhl11 gene encoding kelch-like protein 11 produces the protein MAAAAPNPEDSPRSSGGGSSSSVCGTPSSLAADGDAEEAEDFASSSHCSELSRRQNEQRKQGLFCDVTLAFSSSSISGAAAGGVQTCEFAAHRSVLAAATYYFTPLLSGQFSESVSGRVEMKEWSSETGPDAETVESVIQYMYTGEIRVSTCNVHEVLELADRFLLVQLKDFCGEFLKKKLSLTNCVAVHSLAHMYTLDQLALRAADMIRRNFHKVIQDEEFYTLPFHLVRNWLSDDQITVDSEEVLFEAVLKWVQKMPEERGGYFEELFQLLRLPQIKPTYLTRVVKNERMVASNEACLRLLSEALEGYALRFENVNLADLELWSSFVASFQPRFGQNMDVIMVVGGVSEGGDYLSECVGYFVYEDRWVNLPHIHNHLDGHAIAATDSHVYVAGSMEPGFAKTVERYNPNYNTWEQVSNLTTRKHSFGLTRIKDILYSIGGHGNFSPGFKDVSVYEPEQDKWHNLESAPKILRDVKAVSVEDRYVYATARTPVDTDKDDGLKTVTTRYDTDSHQWQDVDSLPLVDNYCVFQMAVAATNFYHTASCCPKSYDMRDEAARQKIGARVPDEILESLPPEVTSIEGAAICHFDDDVFIIGGWKNSDDVDKQYRKEAYRYCAERRRWMLLPPMPQPRCRATACHVRVPYRFLYGCQRYPMPQNLARQRDRMQQMQQLHRRTLTLRRQLQSQIEC, from the exons ATGGCAGCGGCGGCTCCCAACCCGGAGGACTCGCCCCGGAGTAGTGGCGGTGGTAGTAGTAGCAGCGTCTGCGGCACGCCGAGCTCCCTGGCCGCGGATGGCGACGcggaggaggccgaggactttGCGTCGTCCTCCCACTGCTCGGAGTTGTCGCGGCGGCAGAACGAGCAGCGCAAGCAAGGCTTGTTCTGCGACGTCACGCTCGCCTTCAGTAGCAGCAGCATTAGCGGCGCGGCGGCCGGCGGCGTCCAGACGTGCGAGTTCGCGGCCCATCGCTCGGTGTTGGCCGCCGCCACCTACTACTTCACGCCGCTGCTGAGCGGACAGTTCTCCGAGTCGGTGTCCGGCCGGGTGGAAATGAAGGAGTGGAGCTCGGAGACGGGGCCCGACGCGGAGACGGTGGAGAGCGTCATCCAGTACATGTACACCGGGGAGATTCGCGTCAGCACCTGCAACGTGCATGAAGTCCTGGAGCTAGCTGACAG GTTCTTACTGGTGCAGCTGAAGGACTTCTGCGGAGAGTtcctgaagaagaagctgagccTGACCAACTGCGTGGCCGTGCACAGCCTGGCGCACATGTACACCTTGGACCAGCTGGCCCTGCGAGCGGCCGACATGATCCGCCGCAACTTCCACAAGGTGATCCAGGACGAGGAGTTCTACACGCTGCCCTTCCACCTGGTGCGCAACTGGCTGTCGGACGACCAGATTACGGTGGACTCGGAGGAGGTGCTCTTCGAAGCGGTGCTCAAGTGGGTGCAGAAGATGCCCGAAGAGCGCGGCGGCTACTTTGAGGAGCTCTTCCAGCTGCTCAGACTGCCGCAGATCAAGCCCACTTACCTGACACGGGTGGTCAAGAACGAGCGCATGGTGGCGTCCAACGAGGCGTGCCTGCGCCTGCTGTCGGAGGCGCTGGAGGGTTACGCCCTCCGCTTTGAGAACGTCAACTTGGCCGACCTGGAGCTGTGGTCCTCCTTCGTGGCGTCCTTCCAGCCGCGCTTCGGCCAAAACATGGACGTCATCATGGTGGTGGGCGGCGTGTCGGAGGGCGGCGACTACTTGAGCGAGTGCGTGGGCTACTTTGTCTACGAGGACCGCTGGGTCAACCTCCCGCACATCCACAACCACCTGGACGGCCACGCCATCGCCGCCACCGACTCGCACGTGTACGTGGCCGGCTCCATGGAGCCGGGCTTCGCCAAGACGGTGGAGCGCTACAACCCCAACTACAACACCTGGGAGCAAGTGAGCAACCTGACCACCCGCAAGCACTCCTTCGGCCTGACCCGCATCAAGGACATCCTGTACAGCATCGGCGGCCACGGCAACTTCAGCCCGGGCTTCAAGGACGTCAGCGTGTACGAGCCCGAGCAGGACAAGTGGCACAACCTGGAGTCGGCGCCCAAGATCCTGCGCGACGTCAAGGCGGTGAGCGTGGAGGACCGCTACGTTTACGCGACGGCGCGCACGCCCGTCGACACGGACAAAGACGACGGGCTGAAGACGGTGACCACCCGCTACGACACCGACAGCCACCAGTGGCAGGACGTGGACTCGCTGCCGCTGGTGGACAACTACTGCGTCTTCCAGATGGCCGTGGCCGCCACCAACTTCTACCACACGGCCTCCTGCTGCCCCAAGAGCTACGACATGCGGGACGAGGCGGCCCGCCAGAAGATCGGCGCCCGCGTCCCCGACGAGATCCTGGAGAGCCTGCCGCCCGAGGTGACCAGCATCGAGGGCGCCGCCATCTGCCACTTTGACGACGACGTCTTCATCATCGGCGGCTGGAAGAACAGCGACGACGTGGACAAGCAGTACCGCAAGGAGGCGTACCGCTACTGCGCCGAGCGCAGGCGCTGGATGCTGCTGCCGCCCATGCCGCAACCGCGGTGCCGCGCCACCGCCTGCCACGTGCGCGTGCCCTACCGCTTCCTGTACGGCTGCCAGCGCTACCCCATGCCGCAGAACCTGGCGCGCCAGCGGGACCGCATGCAGCAGATGCAGCAGCTGCACCGCCGCACGCTCACCCTGCGCCGGCAGCTGCAGTCGCAGATCGAGTGCTGa